One region of Termitidicoccus mucosus genomic DNA includes:
- a CDS encoding DNA-directed RNA polymerase subunit alpha, translated as MPKRLGKFELPSKLAKIEEGSTPTYAKFVAEPFEAGYGHTIGNSLRRVLLSSIEGSAISSIRIEGVNHEFQSIDGVVEDVTDIVLNLKKILIVSEKRDPLTLRISVNREGSVTAADIQADANIRIVNPEQVICTLDKAKPFEAEVEIKTGRGYYPGEQNKKEDQPIGVIPIDSLFSPVRLVKYSVENTRVGQITDYDKLILEVWTDGRITPDDALKQASSILAHHLDVFNRVSNEEYVFETQASEVSEEQNKLRKLLNMSVNEIELSVRAANCLNNANITTVGELAMKTEQEMLKYRNFGKKSLNEIKDKLEALGLSLGMKFDERLLDSRKDV; from the coding sequence ATGCCCAAACGTCTCGGAAAGTTCGAACTCCCCTCCAAGCTCGCCAAAATCGAGGAAGGCTCCACGCCGACATACGCCAAGTTTGTCGCCGAACCGTTCGAAGCCGGCTACGGCCACACCATCGGCAACTCCCTGCGCCGCGTCCTCCTCTCCTCCATCGAAGGCTCCGCCATCTCCTCGATCAGGATCGAGGGCGTGAACCATGAATTCCAGAGCATCGACGGCGTCGTCGAGGATGTCACCGACATCGTCCTCAACCTGAAAAAGATCCTCATCGTCTCGGAAAAACGCGACCCCCTCACCCTCCGCATCAGCGTCAACCGCGAGGGCTCCGTGACCGCCGCCGACATCCAGGCCGATGCCAACATCCGCATCGTCAACCCCGAGCAGGTCATCTGCACCCTCGACAAGGCCAAGCCCTTCGAGGCCGAGGTCGAGATCAAGACCGGCCGCGGTTACTATCCCGGCGAGCAGAACAAAAAGGAGGACCAGCCCATCGGCGTCATCCCCATCGACTCGCTCTTCTCCCCGGTCAGGCTCGTCAAGTATTCCGTTGAAAACACCCGCGTCGGCCAGATCACCGACTACGACAAGCTCATCCTCGAAGTCTGGACCGACGGACGCATCACCCCCGACGACGCGCTCAAGCAGGCCTCCTCTATCCTCGCCCATCACCTCGACGTCTTCAACCGCGTCAGCAACGAGGAATACGTGTTCGAGACCCAGGCCAGCGAAGTAAGCGAAGAGCAGAACAAGCTCCGCAAGCTCCTGAACATGTCGGTCAACGAAATCGAACTCTCCGTCCGCGCCGCGAACTGTCTGAACAACGCCAACATCACCACCGTCGGCGAACTCGCGATGAAGACCGAGCAGGAAATGCTCAAGTATCGCAACTTTGGCAAAAAGTCCCTCAACGAAATCAAGGACAAGCTCGAAGCCCTCGGCCTTT
- the map gene encoding type I methionyl aminopeptidase produces MIPIKNKEGIARMRDACAVAANVLHELKQQVQPGITTYDLDQTARKLIEAHGAKSACHGYQVRGAPPYPAYACLSVNEEVVHGIGSMKRILRDGDIIALDISIWYNGYVGDNALTVPVGRIPPRVAELLRVTEEARALGIAQATVGNRIGDISEAIQRYVEAHGFGIVRDMVGHGVGTSMHEEPQIPNFADRKKNRTELIKPGMTLAIEPMVNLGGWKTKMLSDGWTVVSADGSPSAHFEHTVLTTEKGPEILTLPGPVSFPAAASVAAR; encoded by the coding sequence ATGATTCCCATCAAAAACAAGGAAGGGATCGCCCGCATGCGCGACGCATGCGCCGTCGCCGCGAATGTCCTGCACGAGCTCAAACAGCAAGTGCAGCCCGGTATCACCACTTACGACTTGGATCAAACCGCCCGGAAGCTCATCGAGGCGCACGGCGCGAAAAGCGCCTGCCACGGCTACCAAGTCCGCGGAGCCCCGCCTTATCCGGCCTACGCCTGCCTCTCGGTCAACGAGGAAGTCGTCCACGGCATAGGCAGCATGAAACGCATCCTGCGCGACGGCGACATCATCGCCCTCGACATTAGCATCTGGTATAACGGCTACGTCGGCGACAATGCCCTCACCGTTCCCGTCGGCCGGATTCCCCCCCGCGTCGCGGAACTGCTCCGCGTCACCGAGGAGGCCCGCGCCCTCGGCATCGCCCAGGCGACCGTCGGCAACCGCATCGGCGACATCTCCGAGGCCATCCAGCGCTACGTCGAAGCCCACGGCTTCGGCATCGTCCGCGACATGGTCGGCCACGGTGTCGGCACCTCGATGCACGAGGAGCCGCAAATCCCGAACTTCGCCGACCGCAAGAAAAACCGCACCGAGCTCATCAAGCCCGGCATGACCCTCGCCATCGAACCCATGGTGAACCTGGGCGGATGGAAGACGAAAATGCTCTCCGATGGATGGACCGTCGTCTCCGCCGACGGCTCTCCCTCCGCCCACTTCGAGCACACCGTGCTCACCACGGAAAAAGGCCCGGAAATTCTCACCCTCCCCGGCCCTGTTTCCTTTCCCGCCGCGGCTTCCGTCGCCGCCCGTTAA
- the rpsK gene encoding 30S ribosomal protein S11, which translates to MAEENSEPKNEKPVAPQAAAEKPAKAPKAAKGKKDAAAPAAEAPAAAPATAPAEKPVELVGGVAKQPTAEDLLKEEIGAIKIRKAKGSKNITSGVVNVLASFNNTIVSITDAKGAVIAWSSAGKCNFRGSRKSTAYAAQVVAQDAARNAMSHGLKDVVIKVSGPGLGRDSAVRAIQAIGLEITSIIDVTPVPHNGCRPPKRRRV; encoded by the coding sequence ATGGCTGAAGAAAATTCCGAACCCAAGAACGAGAAGCCCGTCGCTCCCCAGGCCGCCGCCGAGAAGCCGGCAAAGGCCCCCAAGGCCGCCAAGGGCAAAAAGGACGCCGCTGCGCCCGCCGCCGAGGCTCCTGCGGCCGCGCCCGCTACCGCTCCCGCCGAGAAACCCGTCGAACTCGTCGGCGGCGTGGCCAAGCAGCCCACCGCCGAGGATCTCCTCAAGGAAGAGATCGGTGCCATCAAGATCCGCAAGGCCAAGGGCTCGAAAAACATCACCTCGGGCGTCGTCAACGTCCTCGCCTCCTTCAACAACACCATCGTGTCCATCACCGACGCGAAAGGCGCCGTCATCGCTTGGTCCAGCGCCGGCAAGTGCAACTTCCGCGGCTCCCGCAAGTCCACAGCCTACGCCGCCCAAGTCGTCGCTCAGGACGCCGCCCGCAACGCCATGTCGCACGGCCTGAAGGACGTCGTCATCAAAGTCTCCGGCCCCGGCCTCGGACGCGACTCCGCCGTCCGCGCCATCCAGGCCATCGGACTCGAGATCACCTCCATCATCGACGTGACGCCCGTCCCCCACAACGGCTGCCGCCCGCCCAAGCGTCGCCGCGTCTAA
- the rplO gene encoding 50S ribosomal protein L15 — protein sequence MKLHELKNVPGAVHRKKRVGCGEGGGHGKTSGRGGKGQSARSGSSIRPGFEGGQMPLYRKLPHRGFNNYNFRAAYATVNVGDLAKLDASITEVNAGVLVKAGLVRDIDDTQLKILGDGEIGRALKVTAAKFSASAKEKIEKAGGQAIVVGA from the coding sequence ATGAAACTCCACGAACTCAAAAACGTCCCCGGTGCCGTGCACCGCAAGAAACGGGTCGGCTGCGGCGAAGGCGGCGGACACGGCAAGACCTCCGGCCGCGGCGGCAAGGGCCAGAGCGCCCGTTCCGGCAGCAGCATCCGTCCCGGCTTCGAGGGCGGCCAGATGCCCCTCTACCGCAAGCTCCCGCACCGCGGCTTCAACAACTACAACTTCCGCGCCGCCTACGCGACCGTCAACGTCGGCGACCTCGCCAAGCTCGACGCTTCCATCACCGAGGTGAACGCCGGGGTCCTCGTGAAAGCCGGTCTCGTGCGCGACATTGACGACACGCAGCTCAAGATTCTCGGTGACGGCGAAATCGGCCGCGCGCTGAAAGTCACCGCCGCCAAGTTTTCGGCCTCCGCCAAGGAGAAAATCGAAAAGGCCGGCGGCCAGGCCATTGTCGTCGGCGCCTGA
- the secY gene encoding preprotein translocase subunit SecY, whose product MFSAFTNSLKIPELRSRIFYTLGLLFVARVGAHIPIPGLNPQPLQDFFAQQTAAGASSAAGSMVGLYNMFTGGALVKGAVCALGIMPYISASIIFQLMAAVVPSLARLQQEGDVGRQKITQYTRYATVLICVVQAVLLIFTLRNPASLFPGYDHGPIIIISSTWFLITGVVFITAGTLLLMWLGEQITQRGIGNGVSLLITVGILADIPGAAVATYHLFFAPIGVAKLGPLHAVLMVGLFVLVTMGIVMVVQGQRKIPVQYAKRVVGNKVMGGQSSFLPLKVNYSGVMPVIFASAILMFPQQIFSWLGATMQWPWMVEFAHNLLRGNWIYYGIMSFLILFFSYFWVSVMFKPIQIADDLKKYGGYVPGVRPGEPTAKFLDFIMTRLTLAGAIFLTIIAVMPDVLLFEFNVPQRVAIFFGGTGMLITVGVVLDTMRQVETFLLQRHYDGFLKKGRIRARNPGAASAVGEAADMKTVGKLWLVLGAIFLVGILAWLKNTYF is encoded by the coding sequence GTGTTTTCCGCCTTCACGAACTCCCTGAAAATCCCAGAGCTGCGCTCGCGGATTTTTTATACACTAGGCCTTCTGTTCGTCGCCCGTGTCGGCGCGCACATCCCGATCCCGGGCCTTAATCCGCAGCCGTTGCAGGACTTTTTTGCGCAACAGACCGCCGCCGGGGCCAGCTCCGCCGCCGGTTCGATGGTCGGCCTCTACAACATGTTCACCGGCGGCGCGCTCGTGAAGGGCGCGGTTTGCGCGCTGGGCATCATGCCCTACATCAGCGCCTCGATTATCTTTCAGTTGATGGCCGCCGTGGTCCCCTCGCTCGCCCGCCTCCAGCAGGAAGGCGATGTCGGCCGCCAGAAAATCACCCAGTACACCCGCTACGCAACCGTCCTCATCTGTGTCGTGCAGGCGGTGCTGCTCATCTTCACCCTGAGAAATCCCGCCAGCCTTTTCCCCGGTTATGACCACGGCCCGATCATCATCATATCGAGCACTTGGTTTCTCATCACCGGCGTGGTCTTCATCACGGCGGGCACGCTGCTCCTCATGTGGCTGGGCGAGCAGATCACCCAGCGCGGCATCGGCAACGGCGTGTCGCTCCTCATCACCGTCGGCATTCTCGCCGACATCCCCGGCGCGGCCGTCGCCACCTACCACCTCTTCTTCGCGCCCATCGGCGTGGCCAAGCTCGGGCCGCTGCACGCCGTGCTCATGGTCGGCCTTTTTGTCCTCGTGACCATGGGCATCGTGATGGTTGTCCAGGGCCAGCGCAAAATCCCCGTCCAATACGCCAAGCGCGTCGTGGGCAACAAGGTCATGGGCGGCCAGAGTTCCTTCCTGCCGCTCAAGGTCAACTACTCCGGCGTCATGCCCGTCATCTTCGCCAGCGCCATCCTCATGTTCCCGCAGCAGATTTTCTCTTGGCTCGGCGCGACGATGCAGTGGCCGTGGATGGTCGAGTTTGCGCACAATCTCCTCCGCGGCAACTGGATCTACTACGGCATCATGTCGTTCCTGATCCTGTTCTTCAGCTACTTCTGGGTCTCGGTCATGTTCAAGCCCATCCAGATCGCTGACGACCTGAAGAAATACGGCGGTTATGTCCCCGGTGTCCGCCCCGGCGAGCCGACGGCCAAGTTCCTCGACTTTATCATGACGCGCCTCACCCTCGCGGGCGCGATCTTCCTCACCATCATCGCCGTCATGCCCGACGTGCTCCTCTTCGAGTTCAACGTCCCGCAGCGCGTCGCCATTTTCTTCGGCGGCACCGGCATGCTCATCACCGTGGGCGTCGTGCTCGACACCATGCGCCAGGTCGAGACCTTCCTCCTCCAGCGCCATTATGACGGCTTCCTCAAGAAAGGCCGCATCCGCGCCCGCAACCCTGGCGCCGCGAGCGCCGTGGGCGAGGCCGCCGACATGAAGACCGTGGGCAAGCTCTGGCTCGTTCTCGGCGCCATCTTCCTCGTCGGCATTCTGGCCTGGCTCAAGAACACTTACTTCTAA
- a CDS encoding nucleoside monophosphate kinase yields MLGPNDSFPEPVLAKLRSLNIEHVSPAGLMRQEISRRTPLGQQAERAARQGRPLADETTFALMRRWFWTRKPDAGFALGDFPATLLQAKVFDEWLDARDETLSAVIAAPGAAPQPVVDHYRAQGLLIEDGALAA; encoded by the coding sequence ATGCTCGGCCCAAACGATTCGTTTCCCGAACCCGTGCTGGCCAAGCTCCGTTCTTTGAATATCGAGCACGTCTCTCCCGCTGGTCTGATGCGGCAGGAGATTTCGCGTCGCACGCCGCTCGGCCAGCAGGCCGAACGCGCTGCACGGCAGGGCAGGCCCCTCGCCGATGAAACCACCTTCGCGCTCATGCGCCGCTGGTTTTGGACGCGCAAACCTGATGCGGGTTTCGCCCTCGGCGATTTCCCGGCTACGTTGCTCCAAGCAAAAGTATTCGACGAATGGCTCGACGCCCGCGACGAGACGCTCTCCGCCGTCATCGCCGCCCCCGGCGCAGCCCCGCAGCCCGTCGTCGATCATTATCGCGCGCAAGGCCTCCTCATTGAGGACGGCGCGCTCGCGGCCTGA
- the rpsM gene encoding 30S ribosomal protein S13 codes for MPRLLGVEIPAKKKVAYSLAYIYGIGLTRANQIVQETGLDPNMRASDLTEEQLNKILQVITEHKWVVEGDLRRAHTADLKRLQAIGCYRGIRHRRSLPVRGQRTSTNARTRKGPRRTVGVTKAPAK; via the coding sequence ATGCCACGTCTCCTCGGTGTTGAAATCCCTGCGAAGAAGAAAGTCGCTTATTCGCTCGCCTACATCTACGGCATCGGCCTGACCCGAGCCAACCAGATCGTCCAGGAAACCGGACTCGATCCCAACATGCGCGCCTCGGACCTCACCGAGGAGCAGCTCAACAAAATCCTCCAGGTCATCACGGAGCACAAATGGGTCGTCGAAGGCGACCTCCGCCGCGCCCACACCGCCGACCTCAAGCGCCTTCAGGCCATCGGCTGCTACCGGGGCATCCGCCATCGCCGCAGCCTCCCCGTGCGCGGCCAGCGCACCTCCACCAACGCCCGCACCCGCAAGGGCCCCCGCCGCACCGTCGGCGTCACCAAGGCTCCCGCCAAATAA
- the rpsD gene encoding 30S ribosomal protein S4: protein MARYTGPTTRISRRFSQPIFGATKAYEKRTYPPGQHGPKLRRKVSEYAVGLNEKQKLRYTYGLLERQFRLVFAKAKRTRGVTGEVFLQLLETRLDSVVYLLGFAKSRAAARQLVNHGHIRVNGRKVDIASSSVKPGDEIEVKNVPTSRQLATRNIEESRARNVPGWLTLDAENLKGTVNRLPTRDEMEPGINEQLIVEFYSRF, encoded by the coding sequence ATGGCTCGTTATACCGGCCCAACCACCCGCATCAGCCGCCGCTTTTCCCAGCCCATCTTTGGCGCGACCAAGGCCTACGAAAAACGCACCTATCCGCCCGGGCAGCACGGCCCGAAACTCCGCCGCAAAGTCTCTGAATACGCCGTCGGCCTGAACGAAAAGCAGAAACTCCGCTACACCTACGGCCTGCTCGAGCGCCAGTTCCGCCTCGTCTTCGCCAAGGCCAAGCGCACCCGCGGCGTCACCGGCGAAGTCTTCCTCCAGCTCCTCGAAACCCGCCTCGACAGCGTCGTGTATCTTCTCGGCTTTGCTAAAAGCCGCGCCGCCGCCCGCCAGCTCGTCAACCACGGCCACATCCGCGTGAACGGCCGCAAGGTGGACATCGCCAGCAGCTCCGTGAAGCCCGGTGACGAAATCGAAGTCAAGAACGTCCCCACCTCGCGCCAGCTCGCCACCCGCAACATCGAGGAAAGCCGCGCGCGCAACGTCCCCGGCTGGCTCACTCTCGACGCCGAAAACCTCAAGGGCACCGTGAACCGTCTTCCCACCCGCGACGAGATGGAACCCGGCATCAATGAGCAGCTCATCGTCGAATTTTACTCGCGCTTCTGA